A genomic region of Cannabis sativa cultivar Pink pepper isolate KNU-18-1 chromosome 1, ASM2916894v1, whole genome shotgun sequence contains the following coding sequences:
- the LOC115707485 gene encoding syntaxin-22, whose translation MSFQDLEAGTGTANSRRQDPSQALASGIFQINTAVSSFFRLVNSLGTPKDTLQLREKLHKTRIHIAQLVKETSSKLRQASEADHQNNTQITTAKKIADAKLAKDFQSVLKEFQKAQRLAAERETTYAPSLPKQPFVSTSYSVTEPEISYNTKHEEQSLVFESKRNEVLLLDNEIVFNEAIIEEREQGIQEIQHQIGEVNEIFKDLAVLVHDQGVIIDDIGSNIANSHAATSQATVQLAKASKLQKSSSSLTCLLLLIFGIILLIVIIIVVA comes from the exons ATGAGCTTCCAAGATCTCGAGGCCGGCACCGGCACCGCCAACTCCCGACGCCAAGACCCATCTCAGGCTTTGGCTTCAGGGATTTTCCAAATCAACACCGCCGTCTCTTCTTTCTTCCGCCTCGTCAATTCCCTTGGCACCCCCAAAGATACTCTTCAACTTCGCGAAAAACT GCACAAGACAAGGATCCATATCGCACAATTGGTGAAAGAGACTTCATCTAAACTCAGGCAAGCCAGCGAGGCCGATCACCAAAATAATACTCAAATTACT ACTGCCAAGAAAATTGCCGATGCTAAGCTAGCTAAGGATTTTCAGTCAGTTCTGAAAGAATTTCAGAAGGCTCAGAGGCTTGCAGCTGAAAGAGAAACAACCTATGCTCCTTCTCTTCCCAAACAACCATTTGTATCAACAAG TTATTCGGTTACTGAACCAGAGATTTCTTATAACACGAAACATGAAGAGCAGAGTCTTGTTTTTGAATCCAAAAG AAACGAAGTTTTATTGTTGGATAATGAAATTGTATTCAATGAAGCCATTATTGAAGAAAGGGAACAAGGGATTCAAGAAATTCAGCATCAGATCGGTGAAGTGAATGAGATTTTCAAAGATCTAGCCGTTCTAGTCCATGATCAAGGAGTAATAATTG ATGATATTGGCTCCAACATTGCCAATTCCCATGCTGCAACCTCACAAGCTACTGTTCAACTTGCAAAAGCATCCAAGCTCCAGAAAtctagttcttctctg ACATGTTTGCTTTTGCTGATTTTTGGAATCATTCTTCTGATTGTGATTATAATCGTGGTTGCTTGA